The Bryobacteraceae bacterium genome includes a window with the following:
- a CDS encoding acetoacetate metabolism regulatory protein AtoC has translation MGEPSILIVDDDIVVRDSLGKWFESEGFQVSIAPGAAAALEMLASRRFDLALVDIKMPGVDGIELQAKLREIDPAMPVIIMTGFASVETAVRALKNGAYDYITKPFDPDELVHLVNKAISHKRAEREVSKLKENLDEIFPETKLIGQSPAMKRVIELVETVAPTDATVLITGESGTGKEVVARAIHALSPRRYNPMVVIHCGALTESLLESELFGHERGAFTGAQARKKGKFEVADGGTVFLDEISDISLRVQTDLLRVLQEKEIVRVGDTMPVKVDFRAIAATNKSLERLVEERVFRPDLYYRLNVFSINIPALRERKEDIPLLVAHFLDKFARQMNRPPQRLAPETMELLMRYDWPGNVRELENAIERALLMRREGDLKPEDFPFQLHPSAPVIATGLRLEDVEKAHIERVLAETRWNLSKTARILDIDRTTLYNKIRKYGLREPASR, from the coding sequence ATGGGCGAGCCAAGCATCCTCATTGTCGACGACGACATTGTCGTGCGGGATTCGCTCGGCAAGTGGTTCGAGAGCGAAGGCTTCCAGGTGTCGATCGCGCCGGGGGCAGCGGCGGCGCTGGAGATGCTGGCCAGCCGCAGGTTCGACCTGGCGCTGGTCGACATCAAGATGCCGGGGGTCGACGGCATTGAATTGCAGGCGAAGCTGCGGGAGATCGATCCGGCGATGCCGGTGATCATCATGACGGGCTTCGCCAGCGTGGAGACCGCCGTGCGGGCGCTGAAGAACGGGGCTTACGACTACATCACGAAGCCGTTCGATCCTGACGAGCTGGTGCACCTGGTGAACAAGGCGATCTCGCACAAGCGCGCCGAGCGGGAGGTGTCGAAGCTCAAGGAGAACCTCGACGAGATCTTCCCCGAGACGAAGCTGATCGGCCAGAGCCCGGCGATGAAGCGCGTGATCGAACTCGTCGAGACGGTCGCGCCCACCGACGCGACGGTGCTGATCACGGGCGAGAGCGGCACGGGCAAGGAAGTGGTGGCGCGCGCGATTCATGCGCTGAGCCCGCGGCGGTACAACCCGATGGTGGTGATCCACTGCGGGGCGCTGACGGAGTCGCTGCTGGAGAGCGAGCTGTTCGGCCACGAACGCGGCGCGTTTACGGGCGCGCAGGCGCGCAAGAAGGGCAAGTTCGAAGTGGCCGATGGCGGCACGGTGTTCCTGGACGAAATCAGCGACATCAGCCTGCGCGTGCAGACCGACCTGCTGCGCGTTCTGCAGGAAAAAGAGATCGTGCGCGTGGGGGACACGATGCCGGTGAAGGTGGATTTCCGCGCCATTGCGGCGACGAACAAGAGCCTGGAGCGGCTGGTGGAGGAGCGGGTGTTCCGCCCGGACCTGTATTACCGGCTGAATGTGTTCTCGATCAACATTCCGGCGCTGCGGGAGAGGAAGGAAGACATTCCGCTGCTGGTGGCGCATTTCCTGGACAAGTTCGCGCGGCAGATGAACCGTCCGCCGCAGCGGCTGGCGCCGGAGACGATGGAGCTGCTGATGCGGTACGACTGGCCGGGCAACGTGCGCGAGTTGGAGAACGCGATCGAGCGGGCGCTGCTGATGCGGCGGGAAGGGGATCTGAAGCCGGAGGATTTCCCGTTCCAGCTGCATCCTTCCGCGCCGGTGATCGCCACGGGGCTGAGGCTGGAGGATGTCGAGAAGGCGCACATTGAGCGGGTGCTGGCGGAAACGCGGTGGAACCTGTCGAAGACGGCGCGGATTCTCGACATCGACCGCACGACGCTGTACAACAAGATCCGCAAGTACGGCCTGCGCGAGCCCGCCAGCCGTTGA
- the fdnI gene encoding formate dehydrogenase, whose amino-acid sequence MMAMAQKYFWRGLFAVIMAAGLYATFLRFWGGLGASTNLSDQFPWGIWIGFDVLCGVGLAAGGFTLAATVHIFNIKSYHAVVRPAILTAFLGYLLVVVALMFDLGHPYRIWHPLIMWNPRSVMFEVGWCVTLYTTVLFLEFLPVVLEKFRMHTALKIMKGVTLPIIIAGVILSTLHQSSLGSLFLIMPDRLHPLWWTPLLPVLFFISAVATGLAMTIFESWHSSKAFGRQLEYGLICNMTRVLAVITAVYLTMRFLDLSHRGALATLNEPGIERWMFGLEIVLMAVPMLMFFREKTRRHPLAVYLGVVMFLLGFVANRMNVSVTGLERASGVTYIPKWSEVAVTLAIIAAGFAIFRLAARYLPVFEEERHEDQESVPGTRIPTLQGAAAQGD is encoded by the coding sequence ATGATGGCGATGGCGCAGAAGTATTTCTGGCGGGGCCTGTTCGCGGTCATCATGGCGGCGGGCCTGTATGCGACGTTTCTGCGGTTCTGGGGCGGGCTGGGGGCGTCGACGAACCTGAGCGATCAGTTCCCGTGGGGCATCTGGATCGGGTTTGACGTGCTGTGCGGCGTCGGACTGGCGGCGGGCGGCTTCACGCTGGCGGCCACGGTGCACATTTTCAACATCAAGTCCTATCACGCGGTAGTGAGGCCGGCGATTCTGACGGCGTTTCTCGGCTACCTGCTGGTGGTGGTGGCGCTGATGTTCGACCTGGGCCACCCGTACCGGATCTGGCACCCGCTGATCATGTGGAATCCGCGCTCGGTCATGTTCGAGGTGGGCTGGTGCGTGACGCTGTACACGACGGTGCTGTTCCTGGAATTTCTGCCTGTCGTGCTCGAGAAATTCAGGATGCACACGGCGCTGAAGATCATGAAGGGGGTCACGCTGCCCATCATCATTGCGGGCGTGATCCTGTCGACGCTGCACCAGAGCTCGCTGGGCAGCCTGTTCCTGATCATGCCGGACCGGCTGCACCCCCTGTGGTGGACGCCGCTGCTGCCGGTGCTGTTCTTCATCTCGGCGGTGGCCACGGGGCTGGCGATGACGATCTTTGAGAGCTGGCACAGCTCGAAGGCGTTCGGGCGGCAGCTGGAGTACGGTCTGATCTGCAACATGACGCGGGTGCTGGCGGTGATCACGGCGGTGTACCTGACCATGCGGTTCCTGGATCTCAGCCACCGCGGGGCGCTGGCCACGCTGAACGAGCCCGGCATCGAGCGGTGGATGTTCGGCCTCGAAATCGTGCTCATGGCTGTGCCGATGCTGATGTTTTTCCGCGAGAAGACGCGGCGGCATCCGCTGGCGGTGTATCTGGGCGTGGTGATGTTCCTGCTCGGGTTCGTTGCCAACCGGATGAATGTCAGCGTGACGGGGCTGGAGCGGGCTTCAGGGGTGACGTACATTCCCAAGTGGAGCGAAGTGGCCGTGACGCTGGCGATCATCGCCGCCGGGTTCGCCATCTTCCGGCTTGCGGCGCGCTACCTGCCGGTCTTCGAAGAAGAGCGTCACGAGGATCAGGAGAGCGTTCCCGGAACGAGGATTCCCACCCTGCAGGGCGCCGCGGCGCAGGGGGACTAG
- the fdnH gene encoding formate dehydrogenase, which yields MARAILFDSTQCIGCRQCEQACSEGKKLPYDDKIAAEEKTSAHKLTAVRTYGERYSRKLCMHCLDPACASVCPVAALQKTAAGPVVYLPERCMGCRYCMVSCVFGVPTYEWNSRLPYVRKCDLCADRVPKGEPTRCAEACPTGATISGDRDELIAEARKRLAENPEGYYPRIYGLEEAGGTSVLILSAVPFDQIGYPVNIEKTALPQYTWAALKHIPDVVVMGTVLLGGIHWLTHRKEEVARKEGRS from the coding sequence ATGGCCCGAGCGATTCTCTTCGACAGCACCCAATGCATTGGATGCCGTCAGTGCGAGCAGGCCTGTTCGGAAGGAAAGAAGCTCCCCTACGACGACAAGATCGCCGCAGAGGAGAAGACCTCCGCCCACAAGCTGACTGCGGTCCGCACTTACGGCGAGCGGTACTCGCGAAAACTGTGCATGCACTGCCTGGATCCGGCGTGCGCTTCGGTTTGCCCGGTGGCGGCTCTGCAGAAGACCGCCGCCGGGCCGGTCGTTTATCTGCCCGAGCGGTGCATGGGCTGCCGGTACTGCATGGTGTCGTGCGTGTTCGGCGTGCCCACGTACGAATGGAACTCGCGCCTGCCGTATGTGCGCAAGTGCGACCTGTGCGCTGACCGCGTGCCGAAGGGCGAGCCGACGCGGTGCGCAGAGGCGTGCCCGACCGGCGCCACGATCTCGGGCGACCGGGACGAGCTGATCGCCGAAGCGCGGAAGCGGCTGGCCGAGAATCCGGAGGGCTACTATCCTCGGATCTATGGCCTGGAGGAAGCGGGCGGCACGTCGGTGCTGATCCTGTCCGCCGTGCCGTTCGATCAGATCGGCTATCCGGTGAACATCGAGAAGACGGCCCTGCCGCAGTACACGTGGGCTGCGCTGAAGCACATCCCGGATGTTGTTGTCATGGGCACGGTGCTGCTGGGCGGCATTCACTGGCTGACGCACCGCAAGGAAGAGGTGGCGCGGAAGGAGGGCCGGTCATGA
- the rbfD gene encoding NAD(P)-dependent oxidoreductase has translation MKKAVVFGCAGQLGVELEREFRQRGYAVAGWDRRQVDITNPEAVEGAVAQFNPDVVLNAAAYNQVDVAESEPAAAFQVNALAVRNIALACRQSGAKLVHYSTDYVFDGAAGRPYVETDPPHPLGAYAVSKLAGEYYAKAYLDDALIVRTSGVFGLGGLQTARGNFIELMLRLAREGKTIRVVEDHTGSPTYAPLLAARTADLVERGVSGVIHVGGGTPITWFDFARMIFSEAGLQPDLRPTNDREYRTPARRPKYSALSNGRMESLGVAPMPPLETAVRSYLQLRSRMVSA, from the coding sequence GGGAGTCGAACTGGAGAGGGAGTTCCGGCAGAGGGGCTACGCAGTGGCGGGTTGGGACCGCAGGCAGGTCGACATCACGAACCCCGAAGCCGTGGAAGGCGCTGTGGCGCAATTCAACCCCGACGTCGTGCTGAACGCTGCCGCTTACAATCAGGTGGATGTCGCCGAGAGCGAGCCGGCAGCCGCGTTTCAGGTAAACGCTCTGGCCGTGCGCAACATCGCGCTGGCCTGCAGGCAGTCGGGCGCGAAGCTGGTGCACTACTCGACGGACTATGTTTTCGACGGCGCTGCCGGCAGGCCGTATGTGGAGACCGACCCGCCTCACCCGCTGGGCGCGTACGCCGTCTCCAAGCTCGCCGGCGAATATTACGCCAAGGCCTATCTCGACGACGCCCTGATCGTGCGGACTTCCGGCGTCTTCGGACTGGGCGGACTGCAGACGGCGCGGGGGAATTTCATCGAGCTGATGCTGCGGCTGGCGCGCGAAGGCAAGACCATCCGCGTGGTGGAAGATCACACGGGCAGTCCGACCTACGCGCCTCTGCTGGCGGCGCGCACGGCGGATCTGGTGGAACGCGGCGTCAGCGGCGTCATCCACGTCGGGGGCGGAACGCCGATCACCTGGTTTGATTTCGCCCGGATGATCTTCTCCGAAGCCGGGCTGCAGCCGGACCTGCGCCCGACGAACGACCGCGAATACCGCACGCCGGCGCGCCGGCCCAAGTACTCGGCTCTTTCCAACGGGCGGATGGAATCGCTCGGCGTCGCGCCCATGCCGCCGCTGGAAACGGCCGTGCGCAGCTACCTGCAGCTGCGCAGCCGCATGGTGTCGGCCTGA
- the fucI gene encoding L-fucose isomerase: MADTAILIANGDLRLSANQVCWPAQQAAEQKVMEAVRSLGYSIERGHPYDENKKHGFIDSQKYGMEVFRNIPPTAPLIVVEAVWQYSHHILHGLYTHQGPILTVANWSGQWPGLVGMLNLNGSMTKAGIPYSTLWSENFDDEFFLSGLKRWLEGEKLVHDTRHVRPLASFRLPSDCEEMGARMARELYRNKAIMGVFDEGCMGMYNAIIPDELLHRTGVFKERLSQSALYAEMLTVSDEEALAVRRWLDAKGMKFVTGPNPETDLTDDQILQQCKMYIAALRIADDFGCDTIGIQYQQGLKDLAPASDLVEGLLNNVDRPPVQARGNGRILYEGKALPHFNEVDECAGLDALITNRIWTALGYDPETTLHDVRYGEEYNGEYVWVFLISGAAPPQHFIGGYAGASSERQPPMYFRLGGGTLKGISKPGEIVWSRIFVDAGVLRADLGRAKVVELPREETERRWRITTPQWPIMHAVLYGITRDQMMARHKANHIQVAYAPDAAAANRALAVKAAMLREMGVDVSICGTRHGLE; the protein is encoded by the coding sequence ATGGCAGACACGGCAATTCTGATCGCGAACGGGGATCTCCGCCTTTCGGCGAACCAGGTGTGCTGGCCCGCACAACAGGCGGCCGAGCAGAAAGTGATGGAGGCGGTGCGCAGCCTCGGATATTCCATCGAGCGCGGCCATCCTTATGACGAAAACAAGAAGCACGGTTTCATCGACAGCCAGAAATACGGGATGGAAGTGTTCCGCAACATTCCTCCCACGGCGCCGCTGATCGTGGTGGAGGCCGTCTGGCAATACTCGCATCACATTCTGCACGGGCTGTACACGCACCAGGGGCCGATCCTGACGGTGGCCAACTGGAGCGGGCAGTGGCCGGGGCTGGTGGGCATGCTGAACCTGAACGGCTCGATGACGAAGGCCGGCATCCCGTATTCGACGCTGTGGAGCGAGAATTTCGACGACGAGTTTTTCCTCAGCGGGCTGAAGAGGTGGCTGGAGGGCGAGAAGCTGGTGCACGACACGCGGCACGTGCGGCCGCTGGCTTCGTTCCGGCTGCCGTCCGACTGCGAGGAGATGGGGGCGCGGATGGCCCGCGAGCTCTACCGGAACAAGGCCATCATGGGCGTGTTCGACGAGGGCTGCATGGGCATGTACAACGCCATCATCCCCGACGAGCTGCTGCACCGCACGGGCGTATTCAAGGAGCGGCTGTCGCAGTCGGCGCTGTACGCCGAGATGCTGACCGTGAGCGACGAGGAAGCGCTTGCCGTGCGGCGCTGGCTGGACGCGAAGGGCATGAAGTTCGTCACCGGGCCGAATCCGGAGACCGATCTCACCGACGATCAGATTCTGCAACAGTGCAAGATGTACATCGCCGCGCTGCGCATTGCGGATGATTTCGGCTGCGACACGATCGGCATCCAGTACCAGCAGGGGCTGAAAGATCTGGCGCCGGCGTCGGATCTGGTGGAAGGGCTGCTGAACAACGTGGACCGTCCGCCGGTGCAGGCGCGCGGCAACGGGCGCATTCTGTACGAGGGCAAGGCTCTGCCGCATTTCAACGAAGTGGACGAGTGCGCCGGGCTCGACGCGCTGATCACGAACCGCATCTGGACGGCGCTCGGCTACGATCCCGAGACCACGCTGCACGATGTCCGCTATGGCGAGGAATACAACGGCGAATATGTGTGGGTGTTCCTGATCTCGGGCGCGGCGCCGCCGCAGCATTTCATCGGCGGATACGCGGGCGCTTCCAGCGAGCGGCAGCCGCCCATGTATTTCCGCCTCGGCGGCGGCACGCTGAAGGGAATTTCCAAGCCCGGCGAAATCGTCTGGAGCCGCATTTTCGTCGACGCAGGCGTGCTGCGCGCCGATCTGGGCCGGGCCAAGGTCGTCGAGCTGCCTCGCGAAGAGACCGAACGGCGCTGGCGGATCACCACGCCGCAATGGCCCATCATGCACGCCGTGCTGTACGGCATCACGCGCGACCAGATGATGGCGCGGCACAAGGCGAACCACATTCAGGTGGCCTACGCGCCCGACGCT
- a CDS encoding two-component sensor histidine kinase, producing the protein MHRPVRLPRFGLAAKLAVWLVGGVLLCFVLFSFAHQRLEQRHLESLVSLSAQRVADVVHFSAWQAMLRNDQEMLYTMIRDIGREPGIRRLRIINEVGLVRYSTDTAEIGTMVDKQAEACYACHAQAEPLARLQRKDRTRIFRADEGHRVLAVILPIENHPDCSTAACHAHPPSRRILGVIDAHLSLDAVDEQLAEHRAQMYLFTAGAAVMGCLMAILFVWYFVHRPVHDLVAGTMRLASGDLSHRIQVRSRDELGVLAESFNEMAEDLEKTHRELTEWADTLEERVREKTAELEAAQRSLIHTEKMASLGRLAATVAHEVNNPLFGMLTYARLVLKDLQKPVLDEAARQRMIDNLRIIERESRRCGDLMKNLLAFARQSTPQRVHTQVNQIVERAVRLVMHQYELSQIALRTQLDDSLPEIDCDPGQIQQVLIVLLVNAQEALGRGGEVTVETRRAESGIELVVRDNGPGIAPELQLQIFEPFFSTKDDPHRTGLGLAVARGIVERHGGRIRLNSAPGKGAEFIVELPLEAKEPDSEPETMVKGEA; encoded by the coding sequence ATGCACCGGCCCGTCCGCCTGCCGCGGTTCGGCCTGGCGGCCAAGCTGGCCGTCTGGCTGGTGGGAGGCGTGCTGCTGTGCTTCGTGCTGTTCAGCTTCGCGCACCAGAGGCTGGAGCAGCGGCACCTGGAGTCGCTGGTGTCGCTGTCGGCGCAGCGGGTGGCCGATGTCGTGCACTTCTCGGCGTGGCAGGCGATGCTGCGCAACGACCAGGAGATGCTGTACACGATGATCCGGGACATCGGCCGGGAGCCGGGGATCCGGCGGCTGCGGATCATCAATGAAGTCGGGCTGGTGCGCTACTCGACCGACACGGCGGAAATCGGCACGATGGTGGACAAACAGGCCGAGGCGTGCTACGCCTGCCATGCGCAGGCGGAGCCGCTGGCGCGGCTGCAGCGCAAAGACCGGACGCGGATCTTCCGCGCCGACGAAGGCCACCGCGTGCTGGCGGTGATCCTGCCGATCGAGAACCACCCGGACTGCAGCACGGCCGCCTGCCATGCCCATCCGCCTTCGCGGAGGATTCTCGGAGTGATCGACGCGCACCTGTCGCTGGACGCGGTGGACGAGCAGCTGGCCGAGCACCGCGCGCAGATGTACCTGTTCACGGCGGGCGCGGCGGTGATGGGCTGTCTGATGGCGATTCTCTTCGTGTGGTACTTCGTCCACCGCCCCGTGCATGATCTGGTGGCGGGCACGATGCGGCTGGCGTCGGGCGACCTGAGCCACCGCATTCAGGTGCGGTCGCGCGACGAGCTGGGCGTGCTCGCCGAGTCGTTCAACGAGATGGCGGAGGATCTGGAGAAGACGCACCGCGAGCTGACCGAGTGGGCGGACACGCTGGAGGAGCGGGTGCGCGAGAAGACGGCGGAGCTGGAAGCCGCGCAGAGGAGCCTGATCCACACCGAAAAGATGGCCTCGCTGGGGCGGCTGGCGGCGACGGTGGCGCACGAGGTGAACAACCCGCTGTTCGGGATGCTGACGTATGCGCGGCTGGTGCTGAAGGACCTGCAGAAGCCGGTTCTGGATGAAGCGGCGCGGCAGCGGATGATCGACAACCTGCGGATCATCGAGCGCGAAAGCCGCCGTTGCGGGGATCTGATGAAGAACCTGCTGGCGTTCGCCCGGCAATCGACGCCCCAGCGCGTGCACACGCAGGTGAACCAGATCGTGGAGCGCGCGGTGCGCCTGGTGATGCACCAGTACGAGCTGTCGCAGATCGCGCTGCGCACGCAGCTGGACGATTCGCTGCCCGAGATCGACTGCGACCCCGGGCAGATCCAGCAGGTGCTGATCGTGCTGCTGGTGAACGCGCAGGAAGCGCTGGGGCGCGGAGGCGAGGTGACGGTGGAGACGCGCCGCGCCGAGAGCGGCATCGAGCTGGTGGTGCGCGACAACGGGCCCGGCATCGCTCCGGAGCTGCAGCTGCAGATCTTCGAGCCGTTCTTCTCGACCAAGGACGATCCGCACCGTACGGGGCTCGGGCTGGCTGTGGCGCGGGGCATCGTGGAGCGGCACGGCGGGCGGATCCGGCTGAATTCGGCGCCGGGCAAGGGGGCGGAGTTCATCGTCGAGCTGCCGCTGGAAGCGAAGGAGCCGGACAGCGAGCCGGAGACGATGGTGAAGGGAGAGGCGTGA